Proteins co-encoded in one Armatimonadota bacterium genomic window:
- a CDS encoding HDIG domain-containing protein — protein MNREQAWALLCEYTPSENLRRHALAVEACMRYYARLWGEDEQLWGITGLLHDLDYEQHPSLEEHPFVGMEILRQKGYPEEVVRAVGAHADHTGIPRQTRMEHTLFACDELTGFVTAVALVRPNKKLAEVDVAAVRKKMKDKAFARAVSREELLKGAEEIGVPFDEHVQNVIHAMSTIADELGL, from the coding sequence GTGAATCGCGAACAAGCATGGGCTTTACTCTGCGAGTACACCCCATCCGAAAACCTGCGCCGCCATGCACTGGCGGTGGAGGCGTGTATGCGCTACTACGCCCGGCTCTGGGGCGAGGACGAGCAACTGTGGGGCATCACCGGGCTGCTGCACGACCTGGACTATGAACAGCACCCTTCGCTAGAGGAGCATCCCTTCGTGGGCATGGAGATATTGAGGCAGAAAGGCTACCCGGAAGAGGTGGTTCGCGCCGTCGGGGCACACGCCGACCACACAGGCATTCCGCGCCAGACGCGCATGGAACACACTCTTTTCGCCTGCGATGAGCTGACGGGTTTCGTGACGGCGGTCGCTCTGGTGCGCCCGAACAAGAAGCTGGCAGAGGTAGATGTGGCGGCGGTGCGCAAGAAGATGAAAGATAAAGCCTTTGCGCGCGCGGTCAGCCGCGAGGAGTTGCTCAAAGGGGCAGAGGAGATTGGCGTGCCATTCGACGAGCACGTGCAAAACGTCATCCACGCCATGTCTACTATCGCGGACGAGCTGGGACTATGA